The genomic segment TACGGCGGCAGCGAAGCCACCATCATCGAAACCGTTACCCAGGGGCGCAGCGGGGTCATGCCAGCGTGGGAGGAGCGGCTTTCGCCAGCCAAGCTCCATCTGCTCTCGGCCTACGTCTACGGGCTGTCGCAGCAGGCCAAATAGCGGTGCGGGCGCTTTCCCGGGACAAGGGGCGAAAGACGCCCACCGCGACAAGAAGGGAATTCGAGGTCGGGGAGACCGCGGCGAGACCCAGGCCGCGGTCTCCCCGCGTTGCATTGGACTGGGGCGGTTCGCTGCCCGTGAAAGCCATCAAGACGTTGGATCAGTCGATTCAAAAAGCGAACGCTTCGGGAGGGGACGACAGCCTCGAGGTCGCCCTGTACGAAGTCCGCAAGAAGATTTACCCGCGGGCGGTCTCGGGCGTGATCGCCCGTTGGCGCATCGCCCTGGTCGCGCTCACCCAGCTCGTGTACTACGGCGTGCCCTGGCTCACGTGGAACGACCGGCAGGCGGTGATGTTCGACCTCGCCCACCGCAAGTTCTACCTCTTCGGCGTCGTCTTTTGGCCCCAGGACTTCATCCTGCTCACGGCGCTTCTGGTGATCTCGGCCCTGTCGCTCTTTCTGTTCACTGCCGTGGCGGGCCGCCTGTGGTGCGGCTTCGCTTGCCCCCAGACGGTCTACACGGAAATCTTCCTGTGGATCGAGCAGTGGGTCGAGGGCGACCGCATGAAGCGCATGAAGCTGGATGAGGCGCCCATGGACCTGCGCAAGCTCCGGACCAAGGCGACCAAGCACGGCCTGTGGATTGCCCTCTCCCTTTGGACCGGGATCACCTTCGTGGGCTACTTCACCCCGATCCGGGAGTTGCTTGGGGAGATCGCGCGGCTCTCCCTGGGACCGTGGGAGACGTTCTGGGTGCTCTTTTACGGCTTTGCCACCTACGGCAACGCCGGCTGGATGCGGGAGCAGGTGTGCAAGTACATGTGCCCCTACGCCCGCTTCCAGAGCGTGATGTTCGACTCGGATACGCTGATCGTCACCTACGATTACCATCGCGGCGAGCCGCGGGGACCGCGCGCTCGCTCCGCCGACAGGAAGGTGCTGGGGCTCGGCGATTGCGTGGACTGCGGCATTTGCGTGCAGGTGTGCCCGACCGGCATCGACATCCGCAACGGCCTTCAGTACGAGTGCATCGGCTGCGGGGCGTGCGCGGACGGCTGCAACCAGGTGATGGCCAAGATGGGCTACCCGCGGGGGCTCATCCGCTTCTCCACGGAGAATGCGATCGGGGGGAAATACCCGGATGCCGAGATCGTGCGGCACCTGTTCCGGCCCCGGGTGCTGATCTACTCGGCCATTCTATTCGCCATCGTGGCGGCGACGGCGGCCACGCTCTACCTGCGGGTGCCGCTCAAGGTCAACGTGATCCGAGACCGGGCGACGCTGGTGCGGGAGACGGCCGATGGTCGGCTCGAAAACGTCTACCGGCTGCAAATCTTCAATACCACGGAGCGCCCGCGCAGCTACACGGTCACCGCCAGCGGCATCGAGGGGCTGGAGCTGAAAGGGGAATCCCAGCCCATCCGGGTGGAAGGGGCCTCGTCGCGAATGGTGTCGGTGCGGCTACTGGCCGAACGGACGGCGGTGCGGAAAGGCTCGAACCCGGTGGTGTTCCATGTGCAAGCCATCGACGACGAGCGGGTGAGGACCGGTGAGAAATCCAGCTTCATCGCCCGCTGAGCGAAGGGGGCAGGCGCTGCGGGCGCGCCCCTGGTACCGGGAGCCGTGGGTCTGGGGGCTGTTCGCCGGACCCGCGACGGTGGTCGCGGCCGGCTTCGTGACCCTGTGGCTCGCCGTGAAGAGCGACGACGGGCTGGTGGTGGACGACTACTACCAGCAGGGGCTTGCAGTCCACCAGGTGCTGGAGCGGGAGCGCGCCGCGCTTCGCCGGGGCGTGACCGCCGAAGTGCGGTGGGCGGAGGGCGGGCGCAGGGTGGTGGTCCAGCTCGCGGTGAAGGAGGGCGCGCCGCCGGCGGTGCTGGTGCTCAAGGTGATCCACCCGACCCGGGCGGGCCACGACCAGACGTTGCGGCTACGCGCGGAGGGCGGAGGCGTGTTCCGCGGCGCGCTCTCGCCGCTCGCCCCCGGGCGCTGGGTGCTCAACTTGGAGGACGAAGGCGGCACCTGGCGGCTCACGGGCGATCTGTGGTACCCCGAGCGGCCGACGGTGCAGCTTGCTCCCCGGCCTGCTTCATCCTGATCGAAGGAGTGAGAACGACATGTCTGCGGCATTGGAACTGCTACTCGACTCCGATTTCGGCCGCCTGAGCCTGTTCACCATCGGCTTCATCGTCGGGATGGGCATCTTCCTGCTGGTGTGGCTCGCCCGAAAATCCCGCGGACCGAAGCCATGAGCTGTCCGAGCCCGCCACCGCCTGCAGGTCCCCGGGCGCCCGGCCGCTTCGGGCGGCGGCTGATTTGGATCCTGTGGCCGTCGTTTCTCGTCGGCGGAGTCGCCGAAGTGATCTTCTTCACCCTGTTCGACCCCATGGAGCTGCCGTTCAGCGATACGCTCCTGCCAGGCGGCCAAGCGTTGGGCGAGAGCCGGTTGATGGTCTACACCATCGGCTTCTTCCTCTTCTGGGCCTTTGCGGCCGCTTCCAGCGCGCTTACCTGCTTTTTTCAGCGCACTTCCGCGGAGATCAATCGTTGCCCGCTCACGCCCCTGGAGCGGCCGCCGGGCTGCCCCAGGCGGGAGGAGCCGACTACCCCCGGTCGCGATTGACCCTGGCGCCGGCGGCTGCGGGGCCCGCGGCAAAGGGTCAGGGCGCGCTCGAAGTCTTTTGATTTACGTCAAAGTGGACGGCGGGCGTTCACGCGTATCTTCCTCAGCATCGTGGTTGAGAAGGGACGCCCAATGAAAACCCCCACCGTTGATTTTTCCCGGCGCCGTTTCCTCAAGATAGCCGGCGCCGCCGGCTTCGGCGCATTGGCAAGCCCGGCCGACTTATTCGCCCAGTACCGCCACCTGGGTCCCGTAACCGTGGCTAATCCGCTGGAGTTCTATCCCAACCGGGACTGGGAGCGCATGTACCGGGACATTTACCGTCACGACCGCACGTTCGTGTTCATGTGCTGCCCGAACGACACGCACAACTGCTTGCTCAATGCCTACGTCAAGAACAACGTGGTGGTCAGGATTGAGCCCACCTACGGCTACGGTAAGGCCCAGGACCTTTATGGCAACCGCGCTTCCCACCGCTGGGATCCGCGCTGCTGCCAGAAGGGGCTCGTGCTCGCCCGCCGCTTCTACGGCGACCGGCGCGTGAAAGGCGCGTTCATCCGCAAGGGCTTCAAGGAATGGGCGGACCGCGGTTTTCCGCGCGACCCGGTCACGGGCGCGCCGCCGCGCGAGCTCATGCGCCGGGGCTGGGATTCGTGGGTCAAGGTGAGCCACGAGGAGGCATACCGCTACCATGCCCGCGCGCTCTACGACATCGCCAAAACCTACTCGGGCGAGCAGGGCCGCAAATACCTGCTCGCGCAGGGTTACGACCCGGACATGGTGGAGGCGCTCGAGGGGGCGGGCACCCGCACCTTCAAGTTTCGCGGAGGAATGGCGTTCCAAGGCGCCTGCCGCATCGTGGGCGCCTTCCGCATGGGCAACACGATGGCGCTGCTCGACCATCACCTGCGCGGCGTGCCGCCTGAGCTGGCCAAGGGCGCCGGAGCCTGGGATTCCTATTCGTTCCACACCGATCTTCCTCCCGGCCATCCCATGGTGTGCGGGGAGCAGACCAACGACTTCGAGCTGTTCGACACTGAAAACGCGAAGCTCATCGTGGTATGGGGCATGAACTGGATCACCACCAAGATGCCCGACAGCCACTGGCTCACCGAGGCGCGCCTGAAAGGGGCAAAGACGGTCGCGGTGACCGTGGAATATTCCGCCACCGCGACCAAGTGCGACGAGGTGATCGTCATTCGTCCTGGAACCGATCCGGCTTTTGCGCTAGGGCTCGCCCAGGTCATGATCGCGGAGGGGCTTTACGACCAAGGCTTCGTCAAGCGATTCACCGACCTGCCGACGCTGGTGCGGCTCGACACGCTCGAGCGGCTGCGGGCGGCCGACGTGTTCCCGGGGCACCGCGATAGCGCGCCGAAGAACTGGGCCCAGATCGTGCCGCAGGGACAGGCGGCGCCGCCGACGCCGCTGCAGAAGGGGATCCAGGTGCCCGAATACCTGGCGAAGGAGCTCTCCGACGTGGTCATGTGGGATACGCGCAGCGGCCGGCCCGTCGCGGTGGCGCACGGGCAGCTCGGCGAGCATTTTGACCGCCTCGGCGTGGATCCCGCGCTCAGCGGGGCTTTCGAGGTCACGCTCGTGGACGGCACCCAGGTTAAGGTGCGGCCCGTGTTCGATCTCATGCGTCAATACCTCGACCAGAACATGACCCCGGCGCAGGTCGCCCGCATCACGTGGGCGCCCGAGCAGGCGATCCGCGCGCTCGCGCGTGACATCGCCGCCGCCGAGGGGCGGACGCTGATCGCCTGCGGGATGGGGCCCAACCAGTTCTGGAACAACGACAACAAGGACCGGGCGATTTGGCTGGTGCTCGCCCTCGCAGGCTCGCTCGGCCGCCACGGCGGCAACATCGGCAGCTACGCCGGCAACTACAAGCTGACGCTCTTTTCCGGCGTCGGCCGCTTCGCGGCCGAGGACCCGTTCGCCCCGGAGCTCGATCCGTCGAAGCCGCCGCGGATCCGTTACTACGGGCGCTACGAATCCATGCACTACTGGGCGAACGGCGAGCGTCTGATGAAGGCGGGGACCAGAAAGATCACCACCGGCGCCCACGTGCCCACGCCGACCAAGGCGATCTGGCAGGTGAACTCGAACTCCTCGCTGGGCAACCAGAAGGGCCACTACGACGTGGTGAACAACACGCTGCCCAAGGCCGAGTGCGTGGTGTACAACGAATGGTGGTGGACCGCCTCCTGCGAGTACAGTGACATCGTCTACGGGGTGGACTCGTGGATGGAATTCAAATTCCCGGACATGACCGCCTCCAACACCAACCCCTTTGTGCAGGTTTATCCGCGCACGCCAGTGCGGCGCGCCTTCGCCACGGTGTCGGACAACGAGACCTACCTCGGGGTCGCGCGCGAGCTCGCGAAGCTCACCGGCGATCCGCGCTTCGAGCGCATGTGGCACTTCATCGCCGAGGGGCGCGCTGAGGTCTACCTGCAGCGCATCATCGACGGCTCGGCCACGCTCAAGGGCTACCGCTTCGAGGACCTGGAGGCGCTCGCCGCGCGCGGCATCCCAGCGCTCATCAACACCCGCACCTACCCGCGCGTGAACAGCTACGAGCAGGTGCAGGAATCGAAGCCGTGGTACACCCGCACCGGGCGGCTCGAGTTCTATCGGCCGGAGCCGGAGTTCATCGAAGCGGGCGAGAACCTGATCGTGCACCGGGAGCCGTCGGACGCCACCTTTTATGACCCGTGCGCGATCGTGGCCGCACCCCACCCGGCGCTGCGTCCGAAGACACCGGCCGAGTGGGGGATCGCTGCCGAGGACCGCAGCCACATGACGCGCCAGATGCGCAACACGACCTACGATGTCGAGGCGCTGCTCGCCACGCGGCACCCGCTGCTCGAGCGAGGCTGGCGCTACGTGTTCCACACGCCCAAGTACCGGCACGGCGCCCACACCATGCCGATCGACACGGACTTCATGGCGGCGCTGTTCGGTCCCTTCGGCGACATGTACCGCCGCGACAGGCGCAGCCCCGGCGCTGGCGAGATGTACGTGGATATGAATCCCCTGGACGCCAAGGAGCTCGGCATCGCCGATGGTGATTATGTCTGGATCGACGGCGACCCAGCAGATCTGCCCTTCCGCGGATGGGACGACCCCGCTCGTCGCGACGAATACAAGGTCGCCCGTCTGATGGCGCGCGCCCGTTACTACCCCGGCACACCGCGCGGCATCACGCGCATGTGGTTCAACGGCTACATGGCGACTCCCGGTTCGGTCAGGGCGCACGAGACGCGGCCCGACGGGGCGGCCAAAAGCCAGGAGACGCACTACCAGGCGCTGTTCCGCTACGGAGGCCACCAGTCACTCACCCGCACCTGGCTCAAGCCGACGCATCAGACCCACTCGCTCATCACCCGCAAACTGGGCGGCCACGAGCTCAACAAGGGCTTTCAGGCGGATGTGCACTGCGTGACCGGTGCCCCGCGGGAAGCGATCGCGCGCTTCACCAAGGCCGAGGACGGCGGGCTCGGGGGCAAGGGGCTGTGGCGTCCGGTGGCGCTGGGCTTAAGGCCCGCGGCGGAAAGTGCGGCGCTCAAGCAGTACCTCGACGGTGGCTTCATCCGCGTCACCAGAGCATAGCGATTGCACTGAAGGAGACGAACCTATGCCCAAGGTTTACAACTGGCAGATCGGGCGCGACATGGAATATCCCTACGCGGCGGCGCGCCCGCAAAAGCAGTTCGCGATGGTGATGGATCTCAACAAGTGCATCGCGTGCCAGACCTGCACCGTGGCCTGCAAGACCACCTGGACCGCCGGACGCGGCCAGGAGTACATGTTCTGGAACAACGTGGAAAGCAAGCCCTACGGCTACTATCCGCTCGGCTGGGACGTGAAGATCCTCGAGCGGCTCGGGGTGCAGGAGTTGAGTGGACCGGTCTACCGCGGCAAGACGCTGTTCGAGGCCGCGCCCCAGGGCGAACGGGTGCTTGGCTATTTGCCGGACGATCTCGACTACGCCCATCCCAACATCGGCGAGGACGACTCCGCCGGGATCATGCCGCAGGGGGCCTATCTCACGGTCCCCCACATGCAGTGGATGTACTATCTCCCGCGCATCTGCAACCACTGCACTTATCCGGCTTGCCTGGGCGCCTGTCCGCGCCAGTCCGT from the Pelomicrobium methylotrophicum genome contains:
- a CDS encoding DUF3149 domain-containing protein — protein: MSAALELLLDSDFGRLSLFTIGFIVGMGIFLLVWLARKSRGPKP
- the ccoG gene encoding cytochrome c oxidase accessory protein CcoG, with protein sequence MKTLDQSIQKANASGGDDSLEVALYEVRKKIYPRAVSGVIARWRIALVALTQLVYYGVPWLTWNDRQAVMFDLAHRKFYLFGVVFWPQDFILLTALLVISALSLFLFTAVAGRLWCGFACPQTVYTEIFLWIEQWVEGDRMKRMKLDEAPMDLRKLRTKATKHGLWIALSLWTGITFVGYFTPIRELLGEIARLSLGPWETFWVLFYGFATYGNAGWMREQVCKYMCPYARFQSVMFDSDTLIVTYDYHRGEPRGPRARSADRKVLGLGDCVDCGICVQVCPTGIDIRNGLQYECIGCGACADGCNQVMAKMGYPRGLIRFSTENAIGGKYPDAEIVRHLFRPRVLIYSAILFAIVAATAATLYLRVPLKVNVIRDRATLVRETADGRLENVYRLQIFNTTERPRSYTVTASGIEGLELKGESQPIRVEGASSRMVSVRLLAERTAVRKGSNPVVFHVQAIDDERVRTGEKSSFIAR
- a CDS encoding molybdopterin-dependent oxidoreductase, whose protein sequence is MKTPTVDFSRRRFLKIAGAAGFGALASPADLFAQYRHLGPVTVANPLEFYPNRDWERMYRDIYRHDRTFVFMCCPNDTHNCLLNAYVKNNVVVRIEPTYGYGKAQDLYGNRASHRWDPRCCQKGLVLARRFYGDRRVKGAFIRKGFKEWADRGFPRDPVTGAPPRELMRRGWDSWVKVSHEEAYRYHARALYDIAKTYSGEQGRKYLLAQGYDPDMVEALEGAGTRTFKFRGGMAFQGACRIVGAFRMGNTMALLDHHLRGVPPELAKGAGAWDSYSFHTDLPPGHPMVCGEQTNDFELFDTENAKLIVVWGMNWITTKMPDSHWLTEARLKGAKTVAVTVEYSATATKCDEVIVIRPGTDPAFALGLAQVMIAEGLYDQGFVKRFTDLPTLVRLDTLERLRAADVFPGHRDSAPKNWAQIVPQGQAAPPTPLQKGIQVPEYLAKELSDVVMWDTRSGRPVAVAHGQLGEHFDRLGVDPALSGAFEVTLVDGTQVKVRPVFDLMRQYLDQNMTPAQVARITWAPEQAIRALARDIAAAEGRTLIACGMGPNQFWNNDNKDRAIWLVLALAGSLGRHGGNIGSYAGNYKLTLFSGVGRFAAEDPFAPELDPSKPPRIRYYGRYESMHYWANGERLMKAGTRKITTGAHVPTPTKAIWQVNSNSSLGNQKGHYDVVNNTLPKAECVVYNEWWWTASCEYSDIVYGVDSWMEFKFPDMTASNTNPFVQVYPRTPVRRAFATVSDNETYLGVARELAKLTGDPRFERMWHFIAEGRAEVYLQRIIDGSATLKGYRFEDLEALAARGIPALINTRTYPRVNSYEQVQESKPWYTRTGRLEFYRPEPEFIEAGENLIVHREPSDATFYDPCAIVAAPHPALRPKTPAEWGIAAEDRSHMTRQMRNTTYDVEALLATRHPLLERGWRYVFHTPKYRHGAHTMPIDTDFMAALFGPFGDMYRRDRRSPGAGEMYVDMNPLDAKELGIADGDYVWIDGDPADLPFRGWDDPARRDEYKVARLMARARYYPGTPRGITRMWFNGYMATPGSVRAHETRPDGAAKSQETHYQALFRYGGHQSLTRTWLKPTHQTHSLITRKLGGHELNKGFQADVHCVTGAPREAIARFTKAEDGGLGGKGLWRPVALGLRPAAESAALKQYLDGGFIRVTRA
- a CDS encoding FixH family protein, with protein sequence MRNPASSPAERRGQALRARPWYREPWVWGLFAGPATVVAAGFVTLWLAVKSDDGLVVDDYYQQGLAVHQVLERERAALRRGVTAEVRWAEGGRRVVVQLAVKEGAPPAVLVLKVIHPTRAGHDQTLRLRAEGGGVFRGALSPLAPGRWVLNLEDEGGTWRLTGDLWYPERPTVQLAPRPASS